The Lineus longissimus chromosome 2, tnLinLong1.2, whole genome shotgun sequence genome window below encodes:
- the LOC135500173 gene encoding transmembrane protein 132D-like: MAVDILDIRMISIRLFWNGLWILLGQVLAGCAQSVDVSFTQRDRAYFIKPLTLKSSIFNPLLQEGQFAITHPSPFNMVKAKYGQFEAEGLVNQNSFITSHKNESVNLESLKNIEISAHIVSRSLTRERPVLQVLCHSSQIIQVPPNNAKSNKNKNAQSKPVISEQRWCLQVHAQFNMQRAASVCILDGHRNKCTADIVIPDLWWKDPYRSADVYYSYYPIEKNVECSSSSNIIKYDTEGTVESLQKFYVGAVRLDKDTTRYKELKEDQHILLYVPRDPVLPGTKFRGAVKLQAESDVQKFTVRIRVRRGIKVIGVEARDPDRWHLDVDLNTKRRGAVVVATVNSDKVYTKASRIQDIYDWVFEVEEETVRDGDIDGRIFWQIQYMPSHLAVGPVKQLRASTRIPVSPDEDYHIVPVLKIWEVLNLAILTGRRQTWSIQVYAVRTSGHTDDITKLCSCHSMDEEVIKVTLDCSHVYVDGTETNGARNATIILKHADKIQEVQLTVWIPEVPVNVEISDTKLSQIKLWKAPDVHTRKTRGTDFGSMDSPASLPERDTKNSDDDGSTCHLRFQQADIKVYTRFVLSEMGKSTYWLNRKAQLDITENVANRLRVSDPRIARLDGRIIEGQSKGRTEVQVMSRTGRVIGAKEVRVSTDKVSIKRLEATLVAGLDVEVQGPGDLQGTYIARVKLLEDLKHVGQEGFLDIAVHFTDETIIPLHQINPNDYFLEMDTINNHVVAFGPLMTADRPRVKAMGPGKGELLKLSMELGDECRRKVSDPLAVSYVYVNVELKDLDKELQNDDFFKKDNRAGGRWDIKPSQGKKGMFDLNLGPEKKHSAQDDLRNDPEQNAPDLSDMDLDLGELSKSPESSAMQEARRQRIDQIGGVTPLEIGMYTLLALVCMAVFVIVSYCVVFVVRYRRKRLPKEHGESIAQAKDWVWIGRATLERNRVNTQCSQTLMPPADFNGNQTVRRGSNRNSADSSNRNSGVSEYKGSECNIRITSNPIPNGGNVEETASLTRNEVQWDYEAMGLTYDQLMEYFDNLKETSA; this comes from the exons ATGGCTGTGGATATCCTCGACATCAGGATGATTTCGATACGGCTCTTTTGGAATGGGCTATGGATATTACTGGGCCAGGTTCTAGCAG GTTGTGCTCAATCGGTTGATGTTTCATTTACTCAAAGAGATCGAGCATACTTCATCAAACCATTGACTTTGAAGAGTTCTATCTTTAACCCATTATTACAAGAAGGACAGTTTGCCATCACACACCCGTCACCATTCAATATGGTCAAGGCAAAATATGGACAGTTTGAAGCGGAGGGTCTAGTCAATCAGAACAGTTTCATCACTAGTCATAAGAATGAAAGCGTCAATTTAGAAAGCTTAAAAAATATAGAGATAAGTGCACATATAGTATCGCGGTCTCTGACTCGAGAGCGGCCGGTCCTTCAAGTCCTGTGCCATTCTAGTCAAATAATCCAGGTTCCACCGAACAATGCTAAATCAAATAAGAACAAAAATGCTCAGTCTAAGCCTGTTATCTCCGAGCAGAGATGGTGCTTGCAGGTCCATGCCCAGTTCAACATGCAGAGAGCCGCGTCAGTCTGTATTTTAGATGGACACAGAAACAAGTGCACAGCAGATATTGTAATTCCCGACTTGTGGTGGAAGGATCCTTATCGCAGTGCGGATGTTTACTACTCATATTATCCGATCGAAAAGAACGTGGAATGTTCGAGCTCGTCCAACATCATCAAATATGACACAGAAGGAACTGTGGAGAGTTTGCAAAAGTTTTATGTTGGTGCGGTGCGTTTGGATAAGGATACGACCCGCTATAAGGAGCTAAAAGAGGACCAACACATCTTGCTCTATGTGCCGAGGGATCCAGTTCTACCTGGTACGAAGTTTAGGGGAGCAGTCAAGTTGCAGGCTGAATCAGATGTGCAGAAATTCACTGTCAG AATCCGCGTGCGACGAGGAATTAAAGTGATTGGTGTGGAAGCGAGGGATCCTGATCGATGGCATCTTGACGTCGACCTCAACACTAAACGAAGGGGAGCGGTTGTCGTGGCAACAGTTAATAGCGACAAAGTGTACACCAAGGCCTCTAG GATTCAAGACATATATGATTGGGTGTTCGAGGTTGAGGAGGAGACTGTCCGTGACGGCGATATAGACGGGCGAATCTTTTGGCAGATCCAGTACATGCCGAGTCACCTGGCTGTTGGTCCGGTGAAACAGCTAAGGGCGTCGACAAGAATTCCTGTCAGTCCAGATGAGGATTATCATATTGTTCCTGTTCTCAAG ATTTGGGAAGTGCTCAATCTTGCTATCCTGACTGGTCGACGACAAACATGGTCAATCCAGGTGTACGCTGTGAGAACATCCGGCCACACTGATGACATCACAAAGCTGTGCAGCTGTCACTCGATGGATGAAGAAGTCATCAAG GTGACTTTGGATTGTTCGCATGTGTACGTGGACGGAACAGAAACAAATGGAGCCAGGAATGCCACTATTATTCTAAAACATGCCGATAAAATCCAAGAAGTTCAGCTGACCGTTTGGATCCCGGAGGTGCCCGTCAATGTCGAAATATCCGACACAAAACTGAGTCAGATAAAGCTGTGGAAAGCACCTGATGTTCATACAAG GAAAACTCGGGGCACTGATTTTGGTAGCATGGACAGCCCAGCCTCTTTGCCGGAACGTGATACCAAgaacagtgatgatgatggaagTACTTGTCACCTGCGTTTCCAACAAGCCGACATAAAAGTGTACACCCGCTTTGTTCTTTCCGAGATGGGAAAATCGACATATTGGTTGAACAGAAAAGCCCAGCTTGATATTACGGAGAACGTAGCTAATCGCCTGAGGGTGTCTGACCCAAGGATCGCCAGGCTTGATGGACGCATTATTGAAGGGCAGTCAAAAGGTCGCACTGAAGTGCAG GTAATGTCAAGGACAGGACGAGTAATCGGTGCGAAGGAAGTGCGTGTGAGCACGGACAAAGTGAGCATCAAACGTCTTGAAGCTACTCTGGTCGCTGGATTGGATGTCGAGGTTCAGGGACCTGGAGATCTGCAGGGAACATACATAGCTCGGGTCAAACTTCTCGAAGATCTAAAACATGTTGGTCAG GAAGGATTCCTTGACATAGCTGTTCACTTCACGGACGAAACCATCATCCCTCTTCATCAGATCAATCCAAACGATTACTTCCTTGAAATGGACACCATTAATAATCACGTGGTAGCATTTGGCCCTCTAATGACAGCTGACCGTCCAAGAGTGAAGGCGATGGGCCCAGGCAAGGGAGAATTGCTCAAACTCTCTATGGAGCTTGGGGACGAGTGTCGTCGCAAGGTTTCAGATCCCCTCGCTGTGAGTTACGTATACGTTAATGTCGAGTTAAAAGACTTAGACAAGGAGTTGCAGAATGATGATTTCTTCAAGAAGGACAACCGTGCCGGTGGTCGTTGGGATATAAAGCCCTCACAGGGCAAAAAGGGCATGTTTGATCTTAACCTTGGCCCAGAGAAGAAGCATTCGGCACAGGATGATCTGAGAAATGATCCGGAGCAGAATGCGCCTGATTTAAGCGACATGGATCTAGATCTTGGTGAACTATCAAAGAGCCCTGAGAGCAGTGCAATGCAGGAGGCGCGGCGGCAACGCATTGATCAAATCGGTGGAGTCACACCGCTGGAGATCGGGATGTACACACTGTTGGCCCTGGTCTGTATGGCAGTCTTTGTTATCGTATCGTATTGCGTAGTCTTCGTTGTTCGATATCGTCGTAAGAGGTTACCAAAGGAACACGGAGAATCAATTGCCCAGGCAAAAGACTGGGTGTGGATTGGTCGGGCGACTCTTGAGCGCAATCGTGTTAACACCCAGTGTTCTCAGACACTCATGCCACCTGCAGACTTTAATGGCAATCAGACTGTTCGTCGTGGGAGTAACCGAAATTCCGCCGACAGCAGCAATCGTAATAGTGGTGTATCGGAATACAAGGGCTCCGAGTGTAACATCCGCATCACATCCAACCCGATACCTAACGGAGGCAATGTCGAGGAGACGGCGAGTTTAACCCGGAATGAAGTGCAATGGGATTACGAAGCTATGGGACTTACATATGACCAATTGATGGAATATTTTGACAACCTTAAGGAGACCTCTGCTTAA
- the LOC135500182 gene encoding receptor expression-enhancing protein 5-like isoform X1 has protein sequence MANIGQNIESWKGKLDKALHEQHALSDVLAKVEAKTGVRRLYIALGLIAFLALYLMIGYGSQFLCNFIGFLYPAYASVKAIESKGKDDDTQWLTYWVVYSAFSLVETVTDIFLFWIPFYSFFKCGFLVYCMVPTSWNGSIFIYYRLIRPFVLKHQDQVDKALNQATEIAGDALNEVLRAAKMQTQKAQDVASDAASEVISEAVKRNIADSSKTD, from the exons ATGGCAAACATAGGGCAAAATATCGAATCGTGGAAGGGCAAGCTTGACAAAGCATTGCATGAACAGCATGCTCTTTCAGATGTTCTTGCCAAAGTTGAAGCCAAAACTGGTGTAAGACGTCTGTATATTGCTTTGG GTCTGATTGCATTTCTTGCCCTTTACTTGATGATCGGGTATGGGTCACAGTTCCTGTGTAATTTCATCGGCTTTCTCTATCCTGCATATGCCTC GGTTAAGGCGATTGAATCAAAAGGTAAAGATGATGATACCCAGTGGCTGACCTACTGGGTCGTCTACAGTGCCTTCAGCTTAGTTGAGACTGTTACTGACATTTTCCTCTTCTGGATCCCCTTCTACTCCTTTTTCAAG TGCGGTTTCCTTGTCTATTGCATGGTGCCTACCTCCTGGAACGGCTCAATCTTCATCTACTATCGTCTCATTCGTCCGTTCGTCCTCAAGCATCAGGACCAAGTCGATAAGGCGTTGAACCAGGCAACAGAAATCGCTGGCGATGCCCTCAATGAAG TTTTGCGTGCTGCCAAAATGCAGACCCAGAAAG CTCAAGATGTGGCGAGTGATGCCGCGAGTGAAGTCATCAGCGAAGCTGTCAAGAGGAACATTGCTGACTCATCTAAAACCGATTAA
- the LOC135500182 gene encoding receptor expression-enhancing protein 5-like isoform X2 produces MANIGQNIESWKGKLDKALHEQHALSDVLAKVEAKTGVRRLYIALGLIAFLALYLMIGYGSQFLCNFIGFLYPAYASVKAIESKGKDDDTQWLTYWVVYSAFSLVETVTDIFLFWIPFYSFFKCGFLVYCMVPTSWNGSIFIYYRLIRPFVLKHQDQVDKALNQATEIAGDALNEAQDVASDAASEVISEAVKRNIADSSKTD; encoded by the exons ATGGCAAACATAGGGCAAAATATCGAATCGTGGAAGGGCAAGCTTGACAAAGCATTGCATGAACAGCATGCTCTTTCAGATGTTCTTGCCAAAGTTGAAGCCAAAACTGGTGTAAGACGTCTGTATATTGCTTTGG GTCTGATTGCATTTCTTGCCCTTTACTTGATGATCGGGTATGGGTCACAGTTCCTGTGTAATTTCATCGGCTTTCTCTATCCTGCATATGCCTC GGTTAAGGCGATTGAATCAAAAGGTAAAGATGATGATACCCAGTGGCTGACCTACTGGGTCGTCTACAGTGCCTTCAGCTTAGTTGAGACTGTTACTGACATTTTCCTCTTCTGGATCCCCTTCTACTCCTTTTTCAAG TGCGGTTTCCTTGTCTATTGCATGGTGCCTACCTCCTGGAACGGCTCAATCTTCATCTACTATCGTCTCATTCGTCCGTTCGTCCTCAAGCATCAGGACCAAGTCGATAAGGCGTTGAACCAGGCAACAGAAATCGCTGGCGATGCCCTCAATGAAG CTCAAGATGTGGCGAGTGATGCCGCGAGTGAAGTCATCAGCGAAGCTGTCAAGAGGAACATTGCTGACTCATCTAAAACCGATTAA
- the LOC135483462 gene encoding trichoplein keratin filament-binding protein-like — translation MALPHMPTTYTTRKNPHEAIIIRRRNQDEMFRDSWSKTVSYFHDQDIKASKENFWTSNKSFKDSMDAFGQQQEREIRALQLQRRRTKLAEMLQKERDQLEAEMHGVSKHNYIRLKDMKERTEELKSAREEKRQALAEELAYEHFKQNNPDLRRIESDLLKEHVIDKWAVQKEEKEAVLANARDAEQRFLNEYERNRVEAMERMKKKEEERLAEKKALQAVLKDQMNELKERDKESSALNKEEDRLLKERLELDRMEEERKKVDQARKRQEFGKVLLRQHTAQLRRKSKKIQEELEDDLKLLAALAKKEEEQKVILTSRREKAHADAKWMKRVVEDQLKLEKAREAELDMLFQEEAARLWEKREAEWDKERQARERLMHEVFEGRQEQLDLQMDEVRKEQEESLMRREELLREIEVANQLTQRDIEKKEEEKAGRKKELEAQITSRRTEAMTARERLAKELEEEKIAEDVYEEMLRREAEKMKIDGFQPKDHSRKPPRSAWM, via the exons ATGGCTTTGCCTCACATGCCAACAACCTACACAACCAGAAAGAATCCCCATGAAGCCATTATCATCCGTCGGAGGAATCAGGATGAAATGTTTCGTGACAGTTGGTCAAAAACTGTCAGTTATTTTCATGATCAAGACATAAAGGCATCAAAAGAGAACTTCTGGACCTCGAATAAATCATTTAAGGACAG CATGGATGCATTTGGCCAACAGCAAGAACGAGAAATCCGGGCTCTGCAATTACAAAGACGCCGCACAAAGTTAGCGGAGATGCTTCAAAAAGAGAGAGATCAACTGGAGGCTGAAATGCACGGCGTTTCAAAACATAATTATATCCGTTTGAAAGATATGAAGGAGAGGACTGAGGAGTTGAAGAGTGCGAGGGAGGAGAAACGTCAGGCTCTCGCTGAGGAGCTTGCTTATGAACACTTCAAGCAAAATAATCCAGATCTGAGGAGA ATCGAATCGGACTTGCTCAAGGAACATGTCATTGATAAATGGGCTGTACAGAAGGAAGAGAAGGAGGCT GTTCTGGCTAATGCCCGGGATGCTGAACAGAGGTTCTTGAACGAGTATGAGAGGAACAGGGTGGAAGCAATGGAACGCATGAAGAAGAAGGAAGAAGAGAGGTTGGCTGAGAAGAAGGCACTGCAGGCTGTACTCAAGGACCAGATGAACGAACTCAAGGAGAGGGATAAGGAG TCGTCTGCCTTGAATAAAGAAGAAGATCGTTTGTTGAAGGAACGACTTGAGCTTGATAGAATGGAAGAGGAAAGGAAGAAAGTCGACCAGGCCAGAAAGAGACAGGAATTTGG AAAAGTGTTACTCAGGCAGCACACAGCCCAACTAAGAAGGAAATCAAAGAAAATTCAGGAAGAATTG GAAGATGATCTGAAACTGCTTGCTGCGCTGGCTAAGAAGGAGGAGGAGCAGAAGGTAATACTGACGAGCAGACGTGAGAAGGCACATGCAGACGCCAAATGGATGAAGCGGGTAGTAGAGGACCAGCTCAAGTTAGAAAAAGCCAGAGAGGCAGAACTCGATATGTTATTCCA GGAGGAAGCAGCACGGTTATGGGAGAAAAGGGAAGCTGAGTGGGACAAGGAGCGGCAAGCCAGGGAAAGACTCATGCATGAG GTGTTTGAAGGTCGCCAGGAGCAGCTTGATCTCCAGATGGATGAGGTTAGGAAAGAGCAGGAGGAGTCATTAATGAGGCGTGAAGAGCTACTGAGGGAGATCGAGGTGGCCAATCAGCTCACTCAACGGGATAttgagaagaaggaggaagagaAGGCTGGAAGGAAGAAAGAGCTAGAGGCACAG ATTACCTCACGACGGACGGAAGCCATGACTGCTCGAGAACGCTTAGCCAAGGAATTGGAGGAGGAGAAGATAGCTGAGGATGTTTATGAAGAGATGTTGAGAAGAGAAGCAGAGAAGATGAAAATCGATGGATTCCAACCCAAG GACCATAGTAGAAAACCACCTCGGAGTGCTTGGATGTGA
- the LOC135483463 gene encoding ran-specific GTPase-activating protein-like, whose amino-acid sequence MTDEDQTTKCLDDSREEDGVNIHFEPVVKLLPPPIETKTLEEDEEELIKLRAKLFRFDATDSEWKERGTGDVKILKHKQNNLIRILMRRDKTLKMCANHYITPHMELLPSAGSNRAWVWSTPADFADLEAKKEHLAIRFGNADNAQKFKAAFESAQGEVKDTCEKEGPDGGGEAVADGGNEKNDEAAKEESESQEKPDVDSVAEQLGEMTVKKDQSESDQDKSDSKTEATEQTTDT is encoded by the exons ATGACTGATGAAGATCAAACTACGAAG TGTTTGGACGACAGTCGTGAAGAAGATGGGGTGAACATCCACTTTGAGCCCGTGGTGAAGCTACTGCCTCCACCAATTGAGACCAAAACACTggaagaagatgaagaggaaCTCATCAAATT gAGGGCCAAGTTATTCAGATTTGATGCGACTGATTCTGAGTGGAAGGAACGCGGCACTGGTGATgtcaaaattttaaaacataaaCAGAATAATTTGATCCGTATATTGATGCGAAGGGATAAAACGTTAAAGATGTGTGCCAATCACTATA TCACCCCACACATGGAACTTCTTCCTAGTGCTGGCAGTAACAGAGCCTGGGTTTGGAGTACTCCAGCGGACTTCGCTGATTTAGAGGCCAAAAAGGAACACTTAGCCATTCGTTTTGGAAATGCTGATA ATGCACAGAAGTTCAAAGCCGCATTTGAAAGTGCACAAGGTGAAGTAAAAGATACTTGTGAAAAGGAAG GTCCTGATGGTGGTGGAGAAGCTGTGGCAGATGGAGGCAATGAAAAGAATGACGAAGCAGCGAAGGAGGAAAGTGAGTCTCAGGAGAAGCCTGACGTTGACTCAGTCGCTGAACAATTAGGGGAAATGACTGTTAAGAAAGACCAGTCTGAGTCTGATCAGGACAAATCTGACTCAAAAACAGAAGCTACAGAACAAACAACTGATACTTAA